One stretch of Armigeres subalbatus isolate Guangzhou_Male chromosome 2, GZ_Asu_2, whole genome shotgun sequence DNA includes these proteins:
- the LOC134216461 gene encoding uncharacterized protein LOC134216461, with product MEPQSLITTTEQKPLIEKSVPTETKVEGNIDVKQQLSFKRSLNDNDVEEVEMGPQKKLCRFYFLDNCSRAECCSFMHSEFPCKFYYFGYECKDGNSCKLRHGAALDDIMKQALWDHVTSGPANLLQRFPCFPSIMLKKHFDERHHELELMEQEGLLDRNTPQKETDEVLNRPSSTLLKVIENESLTQLAGGTLTQLSELADILQPDQVASLTAIGIDTLEKLFKLGASAFLGLGFDFDTLIKIGNFKESRRRGSIYNSEESHVSNDVNDSDLFGSDELDGLLNSVAADQPALTDQELLNILNEEPNGLSESIGSNVSKQDCDGSVTEDDNVDNYNNGISHAVPQNVECSLKAFRSDLGNECLQLMLYPSGKEKENDKQSLDSIQRTVDQLKKIDSLLSEPKEQDVSWGSAESDTSADHSKHDSSVTDSINQSFGSDSDSQTCFRMPFKSIINQYTPAKEIDASNKKYRIANYHLIPIDIPRPSFDRIRRSFVMQPTFSLDPRIQIMFNVGPSEVRLGNHPKVCDRDPRLKKHIEPEPQMQTV from the exons ATGGAACCGCAAAGTCTCATAACGACAACTGAACAGAAGCCGCTGATTGAAAAATCCGTGCCAACAGAAACAAAAGTGGAGGGAAATATCGATGTGAAACAACAG TTATCCTTCAAGCGTTCTTTGAATGACAATGACGTCGAAGAAGTCGAAATGGGGCCGCAAAAGAAATTGTGCCGATTTTATTTCTTGGACAACTGCTCAAGAGCTGAGTGCTGCTCCTTCATGCATTCGGAGTTTCCATGCAAGTTTTATTACTTCGGATATGAATGTAAAGATGGAAACAGTTGTAAACTTCGTCACGGAGCTGCTCTTGATGATATAATGAAGCAAGCTTTATGGGATCATGTAACTTCTGGACCGGCCAATCTATTACAGCGATTTCCATGTTTTCCTAGCATAATGCTGAAGAAACATTTTGATGAACGCCATCATGAGTTGGAGCTGATGGAACAGGAAGGACTATTGGACCGAAACACGCCTCAGAAAGAAACAGACGAAGTTTTGAATCGACCTTCATCAACCTTACTTAAGGTTATTGAAAATGAAAGTCTAACGCAGTTGGCTGGAGGCACGCTGACCCAACTGAGCGAACTAGCTGACATTTTACAACCGGACCAGGTCGCTTCACTGACTGCCATAGGAATAGACACCTTGGAGAAACTTTTCAAGCTGGGAGCGAGTGCCTTTCTGGGATTAGGCTTCGATTTCGACACCTTGATCAAAATTGGAAACTTCAAGGAATCACGACGTCGCGGATCAATTTACAATTCCGAGGAGTCACACGTTTCAAATGATGTG AATGATTCCGATCTTTTTGGATCAGATGAGCTTGATGGTTTACTGAATTCTGTAGCCGCGGATCAACCGGCACTCACCGATCAAGAGCTTCTTAATATTCTTAACGAAGAACCTAATGGTCTTTCTGAATCGATTGGAAGCAATGTGTCGAAACAAGATTGTGATGGATCTGTTACTGAAGATGACAACGTTGATAATTACAATAACGGAATTTCACACG CTGTGCCCCAGAACGTCGAATGCTCTCTGAAAGCATTCCGCAGCGACTTAGGAAATGAGTGCCTGCAGCTTATGCTTTATCCATCTGGCAAGGAGAAGGAGAACGATAAGCAATCGTTGGATTCCATCCAGAGAACCGTAGATCaactgaaaaaaatcgattcgCTGCTATCCGAACCGAAGGAACAAGATGTAAGCTGGGGCAGTGCAGAAAGTGACACATCCGCAGATCATTCGAAACATGATTCATCCGTAACCGATTCGATCAATCAATCGTTTGGCAGCGACAGCGATAGTCAAACATGTTTTCGGATGCCTTTCAAGTCGATTATCAACCAGTACACCCCGGCGAAGGAAATTGATGCATCTAATAAAAAATATCGCATCGCTAATTACCAT TTGATTCCAATTGACATACCGAGGCCTAGTTTTGATCGCATTCGCCGTTCATTTGTCATGCAGCCCACGTTCAGCTTGGATCCACGCATACAGATCATGTTCAACGTTggtccttcggaagttcgtcttGGAAATCATCCCAAGGTATGCGATCGCGATCCACGTTTGAAGAAACATATTGAACCAGAACCCCAAATGCAGACCGTTTAG